One Malaclemys terrapin pileata isolate rMalTer1 chromosome 21, rMalTer1.hap1, whole genome shotgun sequence DNA window includes the following coding sequences:
- the LOC128827045 gene encoding hepatocyte cell adhesion molecule-like isoform X2, which yields MEVASKKPSLPFLLVMLISVSPDIVVAQAPTPRRQVNGTLGGSVVLSVDLSPKKKVKEIEWSFRAGSGVTLQLAEFSGGKFERPDPNDRFKQRLEKYNETSLRIRALELSDSGVYEARIKIVPATVEEQTFLLAVYEPVPQPRIRSHLLTSTLEGCNVTLHCQGSGKGNVSISWGRGNPVQELDPSRHQLSPDGRILQLSLQPSSLNATYTCTVSNPVDQKIVAFDLQSICRSGDADTSFSKPGYIVLTFFLLVLSLGTAVWCWRMNNEKSADPGALRLSHNHMTPGAGALRYTPTTTRLTINS from the exons atggaGGTGGCCAGCAAAAAACCCTCTCTCCCTTTCTTGCTAGTGATGCTGATCAGCGTCTCTCCAG ATATCGTGGTCGCCCAAGCACCAACACCCCGCCGCCAGGTGAATGGGACTCTGGGAGGATCAGTCGTGCTGTCAGTGGATCTATCCCCCAAGAAAAAGGTGAAAGAAATCGAATGGAGCTTTCGTGCTGGGTCAGGTGTGACGCTCCAGCTGGCTGAGTTCAGTGGGGGGAAGTTTGAGCGACCCGATCCCAACGACAGATTTAAGCAGAGGCTAGAAAAGTACAACGAGACCTCGCTGAGGATCAGGGCTCTGGAGCTGAGCGATAGCGGAGTTTATGAGGCCCGGATTAAGATAGTACCAGCAACTGTGGAGGAACAGACCTTTCTCCTCGCGGTCTATG AGCCAGTGCCACAGCCCCGGATCCGGAGTCATCTGCTCACCAGCACGCTGGAGGGGTGCAACGTCACGCTGCACTGCCAGGGCTCGGGGAAGGGAAATGTGAGCATCTCCTGGGGCAGAGGGAACCCGGTCCAAGAGCTGGATCCCAGTCGGCACCAGCTCTCCCCTGATGGCAGGATACTGCAGCTGTCTCTGCAGCCCAGCTCCCTGAATGCCACCTACACCTGCACGGTCAGCAACCCTGTGGATCAGAAGATCGTCGCCTTCGACCTGCAGAGCATCTgccgcagtggag ATGCAGACACGTCCTTCTCGAAGCCGGGGTACATTGTGCTGACTTTCTTCCTGTTAGTGCTAAGCCTTGGGACTGCCGTCTGGTGTTGGCGGATGAACAACGAGAAGTCGGCTGACCCGG gagcgCTGAGACTCtcccataatcacatgactccgggagctggggctttaagataCACACCAACTACCACGAGGCTCACGATAAACTCATGA
- the LOC128827047 gene encoding SLAM family member 8-like: MGLGRARLPLLAVLALALRAPDPGLTQALTAPRQVNGILGGSVVLSVNLSPGRQVKEIEWSFRAGSGVTLQLAEFSGGKFERPDPNDRFKQRLERYNETSLRIKALELGDRGVYEARIKIVPATVEEQAFRLAVYKPVPAPEMKSHSLSSPAAGCNVTLQCQVSGREEVNVSWSRGNPPRDLGDPERYQLSPDGRTLHLSLQPNLPDSTFTCTASNPVDQKNISLDLQSICQSGGAAPSPYHWKAIIGALFLGLEINAMVLVNLVHRKMP, translated from the exons ATCCTGGATTAACCCAAgcactgactgccccccgccaggTGAATGGGATTCTGGGAGGCTCAGTTGTGCTGTCTGTGAATCTATCCCCCGGGAGACAGGTGAAAGAGATCGAATGGAGCTTTCGTGCTGGGTCAGGTGTGACACTCCAGCTGGCTGAGTTCAGTGGGGGCAAGTTTGAGCGACCCGATCCCAACGACAGATTTAAGCAGAGGCTAGAAAGGTACAACGAGACCTCGCTGAGGATCAAGGCTCTGGAGCTGGGCGATCGCGGAGTTTATGAGGCCCGGATTAAGATAGTCCCAGCAACTGTGGAGGAACAGGCCTTTCGCCTCGCAGTCTATA AGCCCGTTCCAGCACCGGAGATGAAGAGTCACTCGCTCTCCAGCCCGGCAGCTGGGTGCAACGTCACTCTGCAGTGTCAGGTGTCTGGCAGGGAAGAGGTTAACGTCTCCTGGAGTAGAGGGAACCCACCCCGAGACCTGGGCGATCCCGAGCGGTACCAGCTCAGCCCGGACGGCAGAACCCTTCACCTGTCTCTGCAGCCCAACCTCCCGGACTCTACCTTCACCTGCACGGCCAGCAACCCCGTGGACCAGAAAAACATCTCTCTTGACCTGCAGAGCATCTGCCAAAGCGGTG GAGCGGCTCCCAGTCCTTACCATTGGAAAGCCATTATTGGGGCGCTGTTCCTGGGACTCGAGATCAATGCCATGGTCCTTGTGAACCTGGTGCACAGAAAAATGCCGTAA
- the LOC128827045 gene encoding hepatocyte cell adhesion molecule-like isoform X1: protein MEVASKKPSLPFLLVMLISVSPDIVVAQAPTPRRQVNGTLGGSVVLSVDLSPKKKVKEIEWSFRAGSGVTLQLAEFSGGKFERPDPNDRFKQRLEKYNETSLRIRALELSDSGVYEARIKIVPATVEEQTFLLAVYEPVPQPRIRSHLLTSTLEGCNVTLHCQGSGKGNVSISWGRGNPVQELDPSRHQLSPDGRILQLSLQPSSLNATYTCTVSNPVDQKIVAFDLQSICRSGDADTSFSKPGYIVLTFFLLVLSLGTAVWCWRMNNEKSADPAATPTGPVEESPSDPQYAEIMRSPPEGNDQALRHLENNTERSPQKEPLITTIYDKVHRTPENTAEEVT from the exons atggaGGTGGCCAGCAAAAAACCCTCTCTCCCTTTCTTGCTAGTGATGCTGATCAGCGTCTCTCCAG ATATCGTGGTCGCCCAAGCACCAACACCCCGCCGCCAGGTGAATGGGACTCTGGGAGGATCAGTCGTGCTGTCAGTGGATCTATCCCCCAAGAAAAAGGTGAAAGAAATCGAATGGAGCTTTCGTGCTGGGTCAGGTGTGACGCTCCAGCTGGCTGAGTTCAGTGGGGGGAAGTTTGAGCGACCCGATCCCAACGACAGATTTAAGCAGAGGCTAGAAAAGTACAACGAGACCTCGCTGAGGATCAGGGCTCTGGAGCTGAGCGATAGCGGAGTTTATGAGGCCCGGATTAAGATAGTACCAGCAACTGTGGAGGAACAGACCTTTCTCCTCGCGGTCTATG AGCCAGTGCCACAGCCCCGGATCCGGAGTCATCTGCTCACCAGCACGCTGGAGGGGTGCAACGTCACGCTGCACTGCCAGGGCTCGGGGAAGGGAAATGTGAGCATCTCCTGGGGCAGAGGGAACCCGGTCCAAGAGCTGGATCCCAGTCGGCACCAGCTCTCCCCTGATGGCAGGATACTGCAGCTGTCTCTGCAGCCCAGCTCCCTGAATGCCACCTACACCTGCACGGTCAGCAACCCTGTGGATCAGAAGATCGTCGCCTTCGACCTGCAGAGCATCTgccgcagtggag ATGCAGACACGTCCTTCTCGAAGCCGGGGTACATTGTGCTGACTTTCTTCCTGTTAGTGCTAAGCCTTGGGACTGCCGTCTGGTGTTGGCGGATGAACAACGAGAAGTCGGCTGACCCGG CTGCCACCCCCACGGGCCCCGTGGAAGAAAGTCCGTCCGACCCGCAGTACGCTGAGATCATGAGGAGTCCCCCCGAAGGAAATGACCAG GCCCTACGTCACCTGGAAAATAACACGGAGCGGAGCCCACAGAAAGAGCCTCTAATCACCACCATCTACGACAAGGTCCACAGGACTCCCGAGAATACAGCCGAGGAGGTCACATAG